One genomic segment of Zonotrichia albicollis isolate bZonAlb1 chromosome 34, bZonAlb1.hap1, whole genome shotgun sequence includes these proteins:
- the LOC102067766 gene encoding non-structural maintenance of chromosomes element 3 homolog produces the protein MSQRKRSKGLGASQFSTQMTDGEDDSIPTQVKRQSQDQVNQKVSELVQFLLVKDQKKIPIKRADILKNIIREYKNAYSEIVKRADRTLQEVFGLQLVEMDTKRHIYILINNLPHAEGQHPYRAKEKEKNGLLLVILSFIFMKGNSVKDSALWEFLHLLRVYPGKEHSVFGDVKKLVTEEFVRQKYLEITPTPLTDPPEFKFQWGPRAEKETSKKDVLNFVAKMQGKDPTFWASQFSEAEASQANT, from the exons ATGTCGCAGCGGAAGCGCAGCAAAGGGCTCGGCGCCTCTCAG TTTTCCACTCAGATGACCGATGGGGAGGATGATTCCATCCCCACCCAGGTGAAGCGGCAATCCCAGGACCAGGTGAACCAGAAG GTGAGCGAGCTGGTGCAGTTCCTACTTGTGAAAGACCAGAAGAAAATTCCTATTAAAAGGGCAG ACATACTGAAGAATATAATCCGAGAATACAAAAATGCCTACTCAGAAATCGTCAAAAGAGCTGACAGGACCTTGCAGGAG GTATTCGGGCTGCAACTGGTGGAGATGGACACCAAACGTCACATTTATATTCTTATTAATAATTTGCCTCATGCTGAGGGCCAGCACCCGTACAG ggccaaggagaaggagaagaatgGGCTCCTCCTTGTCATCCTCAGCTTCATCTTCATGAAGGGCAACTCAGTCAAAGACA gtgctTTGTGGGAATTCCTGCATTTGCTCCGTGTGTACCCAGG GAAGGAGCACAGCGTCTTTGGGGACGTCAAGAAGCTGGTGACAGAGGAGTTTGTGAGGCAGAA GTACCTGGAGATCACCCCCACCCCCCTGACAGACCCCCCAGAATTCAAATTCCAGTGGGGACCACGGGCAGAAAAGGAAACCTCCAAGAAGGACGTGCTGAACTTTGTGGCCAAG ATGCAAGGCAAAGACCCCACATTTTGGGCGAGCCAGTTCAGCGAGGCTGAGGCCAGCCAAGCCAACACCTGA